The proteins below are encoded in one region of Candidatus Polarisedimenticolaceae bacterium:
- a CDS encoding glycosyltransferase, with the protein MKRVLVVAYRFPPQTGAGSLRISKFVRYLPEFGWTPEVVTVRNPLNQRRDDTLLAQLPRDLKVHGATGWYWRRLEQRALRWVRGPASPPDPAALGRSDPPDVGGRSAVRRGLARAYGALRDLVEFPDAHVGWVPAAAWWSARACRSRSFDAIFCSTPPHSAQLAAYLAARASGVPLVVDLRDPWADLFHLTRRPVRRFAVRTLERLVFRLAGAVVLNTEAMAEMVRARHTGLPPDRFVAIPNGFDSSDFPARESAPRRDDGRKVVLHVGDVYHGLGDPSEVLRGLETVVARHPALRDRLILRFIGGGPILRTGPYGRLFQESPLRDRIEVLDHQPHAVCVKAMLDASVLFLVQNSPDTPTQVSSKLYEYLYARRPVLAVTTSAATRRVVEETACGVAIPPGRQDEVTRVLESFLTDPAASPHPKDDAVGAYERRALTRRLATILDAVASRELTSRRSNS; encoded by the coding sequence GTGAAGCGCGTGCTCGTCGTCGCCTACCGCTTCCCCCCCCAGACGGGGGCGGGCTCGTTGCGGATCTCCAAGTTCGTCCGCTACCTCCCGGAGTTCGGCTGGACACCCGAGGTGGTCACCGTCCGCAACCCGCTCAACCAGCGGCGTGACGACACGCTGCTCGCGCAGCTACCGCGCGACTTGAAGGTGCACGGCGCCACAGGGTGGTACTGGAGGCGACTCGAGCAGCGCGCGTTGCGATGGGTCCGAGGACCGGCGAGTCCACCCGATCCGGCGGCCCTGGGGCGGTCCGATCCTCCGGATGTCGGTGGACGTTCGGCGGTCCGGCGTGGGCTCGCTCGCGCCTACGGCGCGTTGCGGGACCTCGTCGAGTTCCCCGACGCACACGTCGGATGGGTGCCTGCAGCGGCTTGGTGGAGCGCACGGGCGTGTCGGAGCCGGTCCTTCGACGCCATCTTCTGCTCCACGCCACCGCACTCCGCGCAACTCGCGGCGTATCTCGCCGCCCGGGCATCGGGCGTCCCCCTCGTCGTCGACCTTCGGGATCCGTGGGCCGACCTGTTCCACCTGACGCGTCGGCCCGTGCGACGTTTCGCGGTTCGCACCCTCGAGCGGCTGGTCTTCCGGTTGGCGGGAGCGGTCGTGCTCAACACCGAGGCCATGGCCGAGATGGTGCGTGCCCGCCATACGGGCCTGCCGCCCGACCGGTTCGTGGCGATTCCCAACGGGTTCGATAGTTCGGATTTCCCGGCGCGGGAGTCCGCCCCGCGTAGGGACGACGGCCGGAAGGTGGTGCTCCACGTCGGGGACGTCTATCACGGCCTGGGCGATCCGAGCGAGGTCCTTCGCGGCCTGGAGACGGTGGTCGCACGTCATCCGGCGCTGAGGGATCGGCTGATCCTGCGATTCATCGGCGGGGGGCCGATCCTACGAACCGGGCCGTACGGCCGGCTGTTCCAGGAGTCCCCCCTGCGGGACCGCATCGAGGTCCTCGATCACCAGCCCCACGCCGTCTGCGTGAAGGCGATGCTCGACGCTTCCGTCCTTTTCCTGGTTCAGAACTCGCCGGATACTCCGACGCAGGTGTCGTCGAAGCTCTACGAGTACCTCTACGCGCGTCGCCCGGTGCTCGCCGTCACGACGTCCGCCGCCACCCGCAGGGTGGTGGAAGAAACCGCTTGCGGCGTTGCGATTCCGCCCGGACGGCAGGATGAGGTGACGCGGGTGCTCGAATCGTTTCTGACCGACCCGGCTGCGTCACCTCATCCCAAGGACGATGCCGTGGGAGCCTATGAGCGCCGCGCGCTCACGCGGCGTCTCGCGACGATTCTCGACGCGGTGGCGAGCCGTGAGTTGACCTCGCGGCGGTCGAATTCGTAG
- a CDS encoding Gfo/Idh/MocA family oxidoreductase — translation MVPIKLAIVGCGAITDQGHLPAALRSPLIEVTALVDNDLARAELLRRKYACSAEVCDDVARVLSKVDGVLVATPNHAHGDVARLVLENGLPVLIEKPMTTSYAEAQALCELARRRSTFISVGFVTRQYPVTRLFKRLLDERFFGRVGRFHVEFGTAGGWAPVSNYNLDRKLSGGGVLVINGTHAIDRLLYWFGEPKSFTYADDSYGGVEANCKAELDYGDGLRGSFFFSKTIALKNRFVFESDQAIVELGANETRQLTVTRRDLPGVRLRIDSLGASGTDDYFQEQLNEFARVLRDGAAPTVDGEAGAASVRWCERFYSARTQLEEPWAWYRHLNKERHP, via the coding sequence ATGGTTCCCATCAAGCTCGCCATCGTCGGCTGCGGCGCGATCACCGACCAGGGCCATCTGCCCGCGGCCCTTCGATCGCCGCTCATCGAGGTGACGGCGCTGGTCGACAACGACCTCGCCCGGGCGGAACTGCTCCGGCGCAAGTACGCGTGTTCCGCGGAGGTCTGCGACGACGTCGCTCGTGTCCTCTCGAAGGTGGACGGCGTGCTCGTCGCCACCCCGAATCACGCCCATGGCGACGTCGCGCGCCTGGTGCTCGAGAACGGCCTTCCCGTCTTGATCGAGAAGCCCATGACGACGTCCTACGCCGAGGCGCAGGCGTTGTGCGAGCTCGCCAGAAGGCGATCGACCTTCATTTCCGTCGGGTTCGTGACGCGCCAATACCCGGTGACGCGACTGTTCAAGCGGCTCCTGGACGAACGCTTCTTCGGACGCGTCGGGCGATTCCACGTCGAGTTCGGCACCGCGGGAGGCTGGGCACCGGTGTCGAACTACAACTTGGACAGGAAACTCTCCGGCGGAGGCGTCCTCGTCATCAACGGCACGCACGCGATCGATCGCCTGTTGTATTGGTTCGGGGAGCCGAAGTCGTTCACCTACGCGGACGACAGCTACGGGGGGGTGGAGGCGAACTGCAAAGCGGAACTCGACTACGGTGACGGACTTCGGGGTTCGTTCTTCTTCTCGAAGACGATCGCCCTGAAGAACCGTTTCGTCTTCGAGAGCGATCAGGCGATCGTCGAACTCGGCGCGAACGAAACGCGACAACTCACCGTGACGCGACGTGATCTGCCGGGCGTCCGGCTCCGCATCGACAGCCTCGGGGCGTCGGGGACCGACGACTACTTCCAGGAGCAGCTCAACGAGTTCGCCCGCGTCCTCCGCGACGGAGCTGCGCCTACCGTCGACGGCGAAGCCGGCGCGGCGAGCGTGCGGTGGTGCGAACGCTTCTACTCGGCCCGAACCCAGCTCGAGGAGCCTTGGGCCTGGTACCGGCACCTCAACAAGGAACGCCACCCGTGA
- a CDS encoding NAD(P)-dependent oxidoreductase has protein sequence MSRRIAVLGASGFVGSALCERLFFEGSDEFVAVIHGSGRAGRIARLGIELRVADLMKPDSIRKAIQGCEVVVNCAMGDHDAMTRGFRNLVRALRDVRPSKFIHLSSILIYGETPPAASVDEDAEPDPGRNEYGQTKLAQDRLVLGLHRGGVPSYILCPGNITGPYSPFLRSLCERLVQGPLPLVDGGRYPSNLIHVDNLVEGILAAIRSGRGAGARYFVNETRPVPWRELLEDLCVRMDVAPTFVEVTREAVLDRINAPQRRAGLREHLRVAASDEFRRSMNRLPVVAAANRLALGVFRRLSIENQESLRRRLRWPVQLEKRGTSAPLDERFVKVQIRQHFHSPARLAQTLGWRPPLTYEEGLDVTTAWMRFAGVAPMGGRGGRDLA, from the coding sequence GTGAGCCGGCGGATCGCCGTACTCGGCGCATCGGGGTTCGTGGGCTCCGCACTCTGCGAGCGGCTCTTCTTCGAGGGATCGGACGAGTTCGTGGCGGTCATCCACGGGAGCGGAAGGGCCGGTCGAATCGCACGGCTCGGGATCGAGCTCCGCGTCGCGGATCTCATGAAGCCCGACAGCATCCGGAAAGCGATTCAAGGCTGCGAGGTCGTCGTGAACTGCGCGATGGGCGACCACGACGCCATGACGCGGGGCTTCCGAAACCTCGTGCGTGCACTCCGGGACGTACGACCTTCGAAGTTCATCCATCTGAGCAGCATCCTGATCTACGGCGAGACCCCCCCCGCGGCCAGTGTCGACGAGGACGCGGAGCCGGACCCCGGACGAAACGAGTACGGCCAAACCAAACTCGCCCAGGACCGCCTGGTCCTCGGGCTCCACCGCGGCGGCGTACCCAGCTACATCCTGTGTCCCGGGAACATCACGGGCCCCTACTCTCCCTTCCTCCGCTCCCTCTGCGAGCGACTGGTCCAGGGTCCGCTCCCGCTCGTCGACGGAGGTCGGTATCCCAGCAACCTCATCCATGTCGACAATCTGGTCGAAGGGATCCTGGCTGCGATCCGATCGGGCCGCGGGGCCGGCGCGCGCTACTTCGTGAACGAGACCCGTCCCGTGCCGTGGCGTGAACTCCTCGAGGACCTTTGCGTCCGGATGGACGTCGCCCCCACCTTCGTCGAGGTGACTCGCGAGGCGGTCTTGGACAGGATCAACGCGCCACAGCGACGGGCCGGGCTCCGGGAGCACCTCAGGGTCGCTGCCTCGGACGAGTTCCGCCGCTCGATGAACCGTCTGCCCGTGGTCGCCGCCGCCAACCGTCTCGCCCTCGGCGTGTTTCGGAGACTCTCCATCGAGAACCAGGAGTCGTTGCGCAGGAGGCTGCGGTGGCCGGTCCAACTGGAAAAGCGCGGCACTTCGGCTCCGCTCGACGAGCGATTCGTCAAGGTGCAGATTCGGCAGCATTTTCACAGCCCGGCCCGGCTCGCGCAGACGCTCGGATGGCGGCCGCCGCTCACGTACGAGGAGGGTCTCGACGTGACGACGGCGTGGATGCGCTTCGCCGGAGTCGCGCCGATGGGTGGTCGGGGCGGTCGGGATCTCGCATGA
- a CDS encoding Gfo/Idh/MocA family oxidoreductase, with protein MNEAGNGGGNRKLRFGLVGCGRIGSRHAEQIAKNPRAELTVACDVEGDRARAVAERFGGRATERFEDALGPEVDIVSVCTPSGLHAAMSIAALGGGKHVLCEKPMTMSVADAEAVVEAERRSGKRFLLVKQNRYNPPIRFLKDLAWHKRLGQITLINCNVIWNRRKSYYDESPWRGTMHLDGGALMTQCSHFLDLMIWIGGAVHSVSAIMANLTHPYVETEDAGFVTLRFRSGALGSLQYTTNAYEKNIEGSMTILGTEGSVKVGGEYLNTLEFCNVRDLESPTLEPGNPANDYGSYKGSMSNHDKVIENAVEVLLDAKEIAVNSVQGLESIEALQAAYVSAIERREVKLPLSGADRAFRLDRQPPLSGAKRRL; from the coding sequence GGGCGGATCGGTTCCCGTCACGCCGAGCAGATCGCCAAGAACCCCAGGGCGGAGTTGACCGTCGCGTGCGATGTCGAGGGCGACCGGGCGCGCGCCGTCGCCGAGCGCTTCGGCGGGCGGGCGACGGAGCGATTCGAGGACGCGCTCGGGCCGGAAGTCGACATCGTTTCGGTTTGCACGCCCAGCGGACTCCACGCGGCGATGTCGATCGCCGCGCTGGGCGGTGGGAAACACGTCCTTTGCGAAAAGCCGATGACGATGTCCGTCGCGGACGCCGAGGCGGTCGTCGAGGCCGAGCGGCGGAGCGGCAAGCGGTTCCTCCTGGTCAAGCAGAATCGCTACAATCCGCCCATTCGCTTCCTGAAAGACCTCGCTTGGCACAAGCGGCTGGGGCAGATCACCCTCATCAACTGCAACGTCATCTGGAACCGCAGGAAGTCCTATTACGACGAGTCGCCGTGGCGAGGAACCATGCACCTCGACGGCGGCGCCCTGATGACGCAGTGCTCCCACTTCCTCGACCTGATGATCTGGATCGGCGGGGCGGTGCACAGCGTTTCGGCCATCATGGCCAACCTCACCCACCCCTACGTGGAGACGGAGGACGCCGGCTTCGTCACGTTGCGGTTCCGAAGCGGCGCGCTCGGCTCGCTCCAGTACACCACCAACGCCTACGAGAAGAACATCGAGGGAAGCATGACGATCCTCGGAACCGAGGGGAGCGTCAAGGTCGGCGGCGAATATCTCAACACCCTCGAGTTCTGCAACGTCAGGGACCTCGAGTCCCCGACGCTGGAACCCGGCAACCCGGCGAACGACTACGGATCGTACAAGGGCTCGATGTCGAATCACGACAAGGTGATCGAAAACGCGGTCGAGGTGCTCCTCGACGCGAAGGAGATCGCGGTCAACAGCGTCCAGGGGCTGGAGTCGATCGAAGCCCTGCAAGCCGCCTACGTCTCCGCGATCGAACGGCGCGAGGTGAAGCTCCCGCTGTCGGGAGCCGACCGGGCCTTCCGGCTCGACCGGCAGCCGCCGTTGAGCGGGGCGAAGAGGAGACTCTAG